From Pyrenophora tritici-repentis strain M4 chromosome 1, whole genome shotgun sequence, the proteins below share one genomic window:
- a CDS encoding PotE, Amino acid transporter: MTVSHNSSPPTRCPFASEAVEKDIARFTTTLPNGEDGVHDNTGNTEHDSDLSGPSEKGVFQRYINQLAINNFGFTLQVAWEAVGLSFQLAWPNGGPAALVYGSMIAGIDSTLVALALGEMASMDPTVGAQYRWSARFAPFAPEFWGFIQGWITVIAWVCSCAGAFSFMSNTLSGLIIFNSPSYEPQPWHSTVFLIAFLVVPLVLNLYLRQIINYLETVGGIFHVVLFVAVVMTLCTLAKHGTPTYVFKTLHTDAGWVNPRVAFSIGMLATAYPISSFDGVLHMIEETKEPCRRVPKAMVLATILNAVMMIAFCICLMFCIGDETAVAKSILPITEVFYSATGSKPASTVMTALMGFQLMIGNFNIVASVARLVWRFASDKGLPFHQHFTYIHPKLQVPIPALLLVGIICCLLSLISLSSTTALNSLISLPTIALYVSYLVPIILLTLRQLVRRHPKYGPFQFGKWSVPIKLCAMVYLVYVMIFVAFPASRPVTSLTLNYAPPVLLGFLFIAMVDWFVRAKRKFEVPTAALEYAEDERWE, from the exons ATGACCGTATCCCACAACTCCAGTCCTCCTACGCGTTGCCCGTTTGCTTCTGAGGCCGTGGAAAAGGACATAGCACGCTTCACAACGACGCTTCCAAATGGCGAAGATGGCGTCCATGACAATACCGGGAACACTGAACATGACAGTGATCTATCTGGCCCTTCCGAAAAAGGCGTATTCCAG CGCTATATCAACCAACTCGCCATCAACAACTTCGGCTTCACACTTCAAGTCGCATGGGAAGCCGTGGGTCTCTCATTTCAGCTTGCGTGGCCGAACGGGGGTCCTGCGGCTCTGGTCTATGGATCCATGATTGCTGGCATTGATTCTACTTTAGTAGCGTTGGCTTTGGGAGAGATGGCTTCCAT GGATCCCACCGTCGGCGCACAGTATAGATGGTCAGCACGTTTCGCGCCGTTTGCGCCTGAGTTCTGGGGGTTCATACAGG GTTGGATTACAGTCATCGCTTGGGTGTGCAGCTGTGCGGgtgccttctccttcatGTCCAACACGCTATCCGGATTGATCATCTTCAACAGTCCAAGCTATGAGCCCCAGCCATGGCATTCGACGGTGTTCCTCATCGCGTTCCTTGTTGTTCCGTTGGTACTCAATCTCTATCTGAGGCAGATTATCAATTATCTGGAAACAGTCGGCGGTATCTTTCACGTCGTCTTGTTTGTGGCGGTTGTTATGACACTTTGTACACTGGCCAAGCACGGTACACCCACATATGTCTTCAAAACTCTGCATACAGATGCGGGATGGGTGAATCCACGCGTCGCTTTCTCGATTGGTATGCTTGCAACCGCATACCCGATTAGTAGCTTTGACGGTGTCCTTCACATGA TCGAAGAGACAAAAGAGCCTTGCAGACGGGTGCCCAAGGCCATGGTCTTAGCAACTATCCTCAACGCCGTTATGATGATTGCGTTTTGTATCTGTCTGATGTTCTGCATCGGAGACGAAACAGCCGTCGCAAAATCAATCCTACCCATCACAGAAGTCTTTTACTCTGC CACAGGATCAAAACCAGCTTCCACCGTCATGACAGCACTAATGGGCTTCCAGCTCATGATAGGCAACTTCAACATCGTCGCATCCGTTGCCAGGTTAGTCTGGCGTTTCGCATCCGACAAAGGTCTTCCTTTTCACCAGCATTTCACCTAC ATCCATCCAAAACTCCAAGTGCCAATACCCGCACTCCTCCTCGTTGGAATTATCTGCTGCCTCCTCTCCCTCATCAGCCTCAGCTCAACAACAGCCCTCAACTCGCTCATCTCGCTGCCCACAATCGCATTATATGTATCCTACCTCGTTCCTATCATACTTCTTACGCTACGCCAGCTTGTCAGGAGACACCCGAAATACGGACCCTTCCAATTTGGTAAATGGAGCGTTCCAATTAAGCTGTGTGCCATGGTTTATCTAGTATATGTCATGATTTTTGTTGCTTTTCCGGCGTCTAGGCCGGTGACGAGTTTGACTCTGAATTATGCGCCGCCTGTTCTTCTAGGTTTTCTTTTCATCGCAATGGTGGATTGGTTTGTGAGGGCGAAACGGAAGTTTGAGGTACCTACTGCTGCGCTGGAATATGCGGAGGATGAGAGGTGGGAGTAG
- a CDS encoding Na-H-antiport-1 domain containing protein — protein sequence MKSRHSDKPQVEWQVGDVRDMRAIASGSVDVAFDKGTLDTMIYGSPWSPPDEVLENSGRL from the exons ATGAAGTCGCGACACAGCGATAAACCACAGGTGGAGTGGCAAGTTGGCGACGTGCGCGATATGAGGGCTATTGCGAGTGGAAGCGTGGACGTGGCGTTTGATAAGGGGACGTTGGATACCATGATTTATGGGAGTCCGTGGAGTCCGCCGGATGAGGTGTTGGAGAACAGTGGGAG GTTATGA
- a CDS encoding Dimer-Tnp-hAT domain containing protein, whose translation MPPKKRVSDSAPSPRKRARGTASQPVAIDSQSYQSQPSALSPPPPYTHTFESRLRESQPEDAIVAPAEGSEQATLAPSSEAADDAVDEAFDAHLEDNYDGIDWGRLKLYTKPITTHQHKRSWIYRHGYRVALLKDPTRVFFICHWCFKHKLTDIGIGIYNTSAAVSSAARHLSEQKPGHRLVAPGKTPVASVYNALTTARVPISQAVANQINGFSKQRFRFAAVDWLVANNHPISEFETPAFRRLIAIANPLAEAALWKNHKSVSQYVIRLFDWLRPRVVHELSQSLSKIHISFDGWTTKGGKRGFLGIVAHYVNSDGKLRDLPIALPQLTGAHSGDRLAEVVLSILEQFSISERTLGYFVLDNASNNDTAVAAIAHELNFNPIHRRLRCGPHTINLIGQRLLWGRDADSYNNEGVDELADEAAFIKEWRKHGPLGVLLDIVNYIHTPQQYNLFEKAQRTAYRELPHDADDKLTILQPIKPVVTRWNSYFDCFERAIKLAPAINAYANTHIQNTAKEDIYADSQGKNRPAAPQWMRSDGLTAADWAVVTDYIEVLRPLKECTKRFEGRGEYSFGAIAEVIPTFDFLLTQLEARLLYYDCVVHDAHDEAPEDHLPINLRAALLKANEYYAKLDDSPAYYAATILHPRYKHYCDQAWAEKPDWLALNNLNFQALWADYKSLPLPRPCYTRAPKKPSNIDDAIDGIIDPTRGNTKEDEYEQWKREPIVGKGTDPIQYWFGLRDQYPNLSKMALTILSIPASSCECERVFSELGDLLEPRRRCISPELLAALHSVRRWRRAGFGGGDNDDMGQSKLTDEQMDVLYELSKWVGEDDDLDTWDDG comes from the coding sequence ATGCCGCCCAAAAAACGCGTCTCTGATAGCGCTCCCTCGCCTAGAAAGCGCGCGCGCGGCACTGCGAGCCAGCCCGTCGCGATCGACTCGCAGTCATATCAATCTCAGCCATCTGCTCTATCTCCGCCGCCTCCATATACACATACTTTCGAGTCGCGATTGCGCGAGTCGCAGCCCGAAGACGCTATCGTCGCGCCCGCCGAGGGCAGTGAGCAAGCTACGCTCGCTCCGTCTTCTGAAGCCGCCGACGACGCTGTAGATGAGGCTTTTGACGCCCATCTCGAAGACAATTATGATGGCATAGATTGGGGTCGCCTTAAGCTGTATACGAAGCCTATCACGACGCACCAACACAAGCGGAGTTGGATCTATCGCCACGGCTATCGCGTCGCTCTTCTCAAAGATCCAACCCGCGTATTCTTCATCTGCCACTGGTGTTTCAAGCACAAGCTCACGGATATTGGTATTGGGATATACAATACAAGCGCAGCAGTCTCGTCAGCCGCGCGCCACCTCAGCGAGCAGAAACCTGGCCATAGGCTAGTAGCACCAGGCAAGACTCCAGTTGCTAGTGTTTACAACGCGCTCACCACTGCGAGAGTCCCTATCTCACAGGCAGTAGCTAATCAGATTAACGGGTTTAGCAAGCAGCGCTTTAGGTTTGCCGCAGTAGACTGGCTCGTCGCGAACAACCACCCCATCTCTGAGTTCGAAACACCAGCTTTTCGACGCCTAATTGCTATCGCCAACCCACTTGCAGAAGcagcgctctggaagaaCCACAAGAGCGTCTCCCAATACGTCATACGACTGTTTGACTGGCTCAGGCCCCGCGTTGTCCACGAGCTGTCACAATCGCTTAGCAAgatccatataagctttgacggatggacaacgaaaggcggcaagcgcgggTTTCTcggtatcgtcgcccactacgtcAACTCAGATGGCAAGCTCCGAGACCTGCCTAtcgcgctgcctcagctCACAGGCGCTCACTCCGGCGATCGATTAGCTGAGGTTGTATTATCAATCTTAGAGCAGTTTAGCATAAGCGAGCGCACactcggttacttcgtcctcgacaatgcctctaataacgacaccgctgtcGCTGCGATTGCCCACGAGCTTAACTTCAATCCTATacaccgacgcctccgctgtGGCCCTCATACGATCAATCTGATTGGGCAGAGACTGCTCTGGGGCAGAGATGCAGACTcatacaacaacgagggAGTTGACGAGCTCGCCGACGAGGCAGCGTTTATAAAGGAGTGGCGAAAGCACGGGCCTTTAGGCGTACTTCTCGATATTGTCAACTATATCCACACACCGCAGCAGTACAATCTTTTTGAGAAGGCGCAGCGTACAGCTTACCGTGAGCTACCTCACGACGCAGACGACAAGCTCACGATACTACAGCCAATCAAGCCAGTAGTcacacgctggaactcatacttCGACTGTTTTGAGCGAGCTATAAAGCTCGCGCCGGCCATCAACGCGTACGCGAACACCCACATACAAAATACAGCAAAAGAGGATATCTACGCCGACTCACAGGGCAAAAatcggcctgctgctccacAGTGGATGAGATCAGACGGCCTCACAGCTGCCGATTGGGCTGTTGTTACCGACTATATAGAGGTTCTTAGGCCACTTAAAGAGTGTACAAAGCGCTTTGAGGGACGTGGCGAGTATAGCTTTGGCGCGATCGCTGAGGTGATCCCAACGTTTGATTTTCTACTCACTCAATTAGAAGCTCGCCTCCTCTACTACGATTGCGTAGTCCATGACGCTCACGACGAGGCAcccgaagatcaccttcctATTAATCTACGCGCAGCGCTACTTAAGGCGAACGAGTACTACGCTAaactcgacgactcgccagcttactacgctgctacaatactccatcctcgctacaaacACTACTGCGATCAAGCGTGGGCTGAGAAGCCTGACTGGCTGGCGCTTAATAATCTTAATTTCCAGGCACTGTGGGCGGATTACAAGTCGCTGCCGTTACCGAGGCCTTGCTACACACGCGCACCGAAGAAACCGAGCAATATTGACGACGCGATTGACGGCATTATTGATCCCACACGCGGCAATACTaaggaggatgagtatgagcAGTGGAAGCGCGAGCCAATCGTTGGCAAGGGCACCGATCCTATACAATACTGGTTCGGGCTGCGCGATCAATATCCCAACCTTAGTAAGATGGCGCTTACTATACTCTCTATACCCGCttcaagctgtgagtgtgagcgcgTCTTCAGTGAGCTCGGAGATCTACTAGAGCCTCGCCGACGCTGTATATCACCTGAGCTACTAGCAGCACTACACTCAGTACGACGATGGAGACGGGCAGGTTTTGGTGGCGGCGACAACGACGATATGGGCCAATCAAAGCTTACCGACGAGCAGATGGACGTTTTGTACGAGCTTAGCAAGTGGGTgggcgaagacgacgatCTAGATACATGGGACGACGGCTga
- a CDS encoding Arylsulfotran-2 multi-domain protein: protein MRLRNVLLASLAHLSVLAQNTTSPWPWQTFKSLPGLEPPVLSINKTGETSPGMIFFPQSGSGAHNYSLNIFREDGELVWVSGYGDYAAFRRTTLFGEPVLAYFKGISFAEPWGFGYGIIYILNQQYENIYNVTLWNETYPLQSIYPLYDPTLWKPFSWVDMHENLITPEGTMFIGAMNVTPWDLSSVGGPKDGWIVDSIAMEVNVTNSEILWEWSHLDHVDEVSLESAVPTYPLGDLGRNSSYPWGPFHINSIERFEDGSLLISSRHYCSIYKVKRNGTVEWTLNGYSGGDFTLANNLSFCYQHDARIHPSRTPNTTTISLFNNDNSAVVSHVNQSTGIFLSVDERTMTATLLQELVDPDDTIYSVSQGNMEVLPSGNSVLGYGSVPTLKEFDKDGNVVLSVSWGEALAVQSYRDYKAEWVGKPSAKPDVFACRAHNGTEVYMSWNGATEHKTWTVFGGAVNGSLSEVVSVEKTGFETKASVEKMLMFVKVEASGEAIDTGVSNVVSVSGMC from the exons ATGCGTCTCCGGAACGTGCTCCTCGCCTCTTTGGCGCATCTTTCTGTTCTCGCGCAAAACACAACATCCCCATGGCCATGGCAGACGTTCAAATCGCTCCCAGGCCTAGAGCCGCCTGTGCTCTCTATCAACAAAACAGGTGAAACCTCCCCAGGAATGATCTTCTTCCCCCAAAGCGGCAGCGGAGCACACAATTACAGTCTCAACATTTTCCGCGAAGACGGCGAGCTAGTCTGGGTATCCGGCTATGGCGATTACGCCGCATTCCGAAGGACCACGCTCTTCGGCGAACCTGTGCTTGCCTATTTCAAGGGTATCAGTTTCGCCGAGCCTTGGGGTTTTGGGTACGGGATTATTTACATTCTCAACCAGCAGTATGAGAACATCTACAACGTCACGCTATGGAACGAGACCTACCCGTTACAAAGCATCTATCCGTTGTACGACCCTACACTGTGGAAGCCGTTCAGTTGGGTCGACATGCACGAGAACCTCATCACGCCTGAGGGAACTATGTTTATCGGCGCGATGAATGTTACACCTTGGGATCTGTCGTCTGTTGGTGGCCCGAAGGACGGCTGGATCGTTGACTCCATTGCTATGGAGGTCAATGTAACGAACAGTGAGATTTTGTGGGAATGGAGTCATCTCGACCATGTGGACGAAGTCTCACTCGAAAGTGCTGTACCTACGTACCCACTTGGTGACCTGGGCAGGAATAGCAGCTACCCCTGGGGTCCATTCCACATTAACTCTATCGAGAGGTTTGAGGATGGGAGTCTCCTGATCTCATCCAGACATTACTGCTCCATCTACAAGGTGAAGCGTAACGGCACGGTCGAATGGACGCTGAAC GGCTACTCCGGAGGTGACTTCACCCTCGCCAACAACCTCTCCTTCTGCTACCAACACGACGCACGCATCCACCCATCCCGCACCCCCAACACAACCACAATCTCCCTCTTCAACAACGACAACAGCGCAGTCGTATCCCACGTCAACCAAAGCACCGGTATCTTCCTCTCCGTCGACGAGCGCACCATGACTGCAACTCTACTCCAAGAGCTTGTTGACCCAGACGACACCATATACTCAGTCAGCCAGGGCAACATGGAAGTTCTTCCCTCGGGCAACTCCGTCCTCGGCTACGGCAGCGTCCCAACGCTGAAGGAGTTCGACAAAGACGGTAATGTGGTGTTGAGCGTGTCATGGGGCGAGGCATTAGCTGTGCAGAGCTACCGCGATTACAAGGCCGAGTGGGTTGGTAAGCCGAGCGCGAAACCGGATGTTTTCGCGTGTAGAGCGCATAATGGGACAGAGGTTTATATGAGCTGGAATGGCGCTACAGAGCACAAGACGTGGACTGTGTTTGGCGGCGCGGTCAATGGCAGTCTGAGTGAGGTTGTGAGTGTAGAGAAGACTGGTTTCGAGACTAAGGCATCTGTAGAGAAGATGCTGATGTTTGTGAAAGTGGAGGCAAGTGGTGAGGCGATTGATACTGGGGTTTCTAATGTTGTTAGTGTCTCTGGTATGTGTTAG
- a CDS encoding PAT1 multi-domain protein, with protein sequence MNRGGYPPISYHTPQSNSPASVQSPQHDQHGRPIYGQPPSQMPQSMYYTPYGSAPVTQQSPYQQHPSSAPQQPMATQSLLMSHQQNQQMQHQHQQHHPQTPGMTGSPKSRMSQTPLQRPPSGLGPPQAPPQGPPVGTPNMHSGPPGGPNVNPNAAPGPIPATTPLVVRQDQNGVQWIAFEYSRDRVKMEYTIRCDVESVNVDELPQDFKTENCVYPRACCAKDQYKGNRLHYETECNTVGWALAQLNPCLRGKRGLIQRAVDSWRNSNQDPRLRSRRVRRMAKMTTRKAQSGSHGNHMAGPGGPGAPGVPNSAGLAAPPRQPNMGMGGPQMHHHHDGPGGPHGGPDDVSANEYGESHTHHHQAPNGQQSPTDGRQAQSFYPNFPSGDSVATANGMPPIHDGLSHPPPPSHAAGVAVSKQQEQDEEERKLAMFGDLPDSKRRKFILVDDAQRGTRVRVRVTLDTVKMEEMPDSYRKSNSVFPRSYFAMQMTSPPASPRGSKVFSDEPDVEGDPSFPLAGSTIVPVPTLDGETRVPKPRLTRAKRSKEITLNDLGYRMSWSQSRVFAGRTLFLQKSLDAYRNKMRSSMMGQGQDVTQVAPHFETRVGKRRWNERIERSKKPRREGSP encoded by the exons ATGAATCGGGGTGGATACCCACCGATCTCGTATCACACTCCTCAGTCAAACTCACCAGCATCTGTCCAATCACCTCAGCATGACCAGCACGGCAGGCCGATTTACGGGCAACCACCAAGCCAGATGCCTCAGTCCATGTACTACACGCCTTACGGCTCGGCCCCAGTAACCCAACAGTCACCTTACCAACAGCACCCATCAAGTGCTCCACAGCAGCCAATGGCGACTCAATCGTTGCTCATGTCCCATCAACAAAACCAGCAGATGCAACACCAACATCAGCAGCACCACCCCCAGACTCCAGGCATGACCGGAAGCCCCAAGTCGCGAATGTCACAGACACCGCTTCAGAGGCCTCCATCGGGCCTCGGTCCCCCCCAAGCCCCGCCTCAAGGTCCTCCCGTTGGTACTCCCAACATGCACTCGGGACCTCCAGGAGGACCCAACGTCAACCCCAATGCTGCGCCTGGTCCCATTCCCGCAACGACCCCGCTTGTAGTACGACAAGACCAGAACGGCGTACAGTGGATTGCGTTTGAGTATTCCCGTGACAGGGTCAAGATGGAGTACACGATCCGCTGCGACGTCGAGTCTGTCAATGTTGATGAGCTTCCCCAAGACTTCAAGACTGAGAACTGCGTTTACCCACGCGCCTGCTGCGCCAAGGACCAGTACAAGGGTAACCGCCTGCACTACGAGACTGAGTGCAACACTGTCGGTTGGGCATTGGCCCAACTAAACCCTTGCCTTCGCGGCAAACGTGGTCTCATTCAACGAGCCGTCGACAGCTGGCGCAACAGCAACCAGGATCCTCGATTGAGGAGCCGACGTGTGCGTAGAATGGCCAAGATGACCACGAGAAAAGCCCAGTCGGGTTCGCATGGCAACCACATGGCTGGACCAGGTGGCCCAGGTGCTCCCGGTGTGCCCAATTCAGCGGGATTAGCCGCACCACCACGACAACCCAACATGGGCATGGGCGGTCCTCAGATGCACCATCACCACGATGGTCCTGGAGGACCCCACGGAGGACCGGATGATGTTAGCG CCAATGAGTATGGTGAATCGCACACTCATCATCACCAAGCACCAAACGGCCAACAGTCACCAACCGACGGGCGCCAGGCGCAGAGCTTCTACCCCAACTTTCCATCGGGCGACTCGGTAGCAACCGCAAACGGCATGCCGCCTATCCACGACGGCTTAAGCCATCCTCCGCCTCCGTCTCACGCCGCGGGTGTTGCAGTCTCCAAGCAGCAAGAgcaagatgaagaagagcgAAAGCTAGCCATGTTCGGTGACTTACCTGACTCGAAGCGTCGCAAGTTCATCCTCGTGGACGATGCGCAACGAGGAACTAGAGTGCGCGTGCGAGTTACGCTTGACACTGTCAAGATGGAAGAAATGCCCGACTCGTACCGCAAATCTAACTCGGTCTTTCCTCGCAGCTACTTCGCCATGCAAATGACCTCTCCACCTGCCAGTCCTCGCGGCAGCAAAGTCTTTTCTGACGAGCCTGACGTTGAGGGCGACCCAAGCTTCCCACTAGCCGGCTCTACCATTGTACCTGTGCCTACTCTCGACGGCGAGACACGTGTTCCCAAGCCGCGTCTGACGCGTGCGAAGCGTTCCAAGGAGATTACGCTAAATGATCTCGGTTACCGCATGAGTTGGAGTCAGAGCCGTGTCTTCGCAGGTAGAACATTGTTCCTACAAAAGTCCC TGGATGCTTATCGCAACAAGATGCGAAGCAGCATGATGGGTCAAGGTCAAGATGTTACCCAGGTGGCGCCACACTTTGAGACGCGCGTCGGAAAACGGCGGTGGAACGAAAGAATTGAGAGAAGCAAGAAGCCCAGGCGCGAGGGCTCTCCTTAA